One window of Arcobacter sp. CECT 8983 genomic DNA carries:
- a CDS encoding malic enzyme-like NAD(P)-binding protein, which yields MSVKVTKTEALDYHRVPNPGKVAISTTTELSTQRDLSLAYSPGVAYPCEEIKKDPELAYEYTAKRNLVAVISNGTAVLGLGDIGALASKPVMEGKAVLFKKFAAVDSFDIELDATDIDKFCEAVKAISPTFGGINLEDIKAPECFEIEDRLIEELNIPVMHDDQHGTAIITSAALMNASDMMNKKVEDMKVVVVGAGASAIACSTMYKELGVKNLIMCDSKGVIHKGRKDLNKYKKAFMQDEPMSVEEAFTDADMVLGLSRPGTFTKEHIALMSEEPIVFTLANPTPELFPEEVKEVKPKAIVGTGRSDFPNQVNNVLGFPFIFRGALDVQTRKINMTMKMAAAKAIADLAKEPLTDELKKDFGDLTYGREYIIPVPFDKRLFVEVSSAVANAAVETGVARVKEFDLETYKANLSKMI from the coding sequence ATGAGTGTAAAAGTAACTAAGACAGAAGCATTAGATTATCATAGAGTGCCAAACCCGGGAAAAGTGGCAATCTCTACAACAACAGAACTATCAACACAAAGGGATTTATCTTTAGCTTATTCTCCAGGTGTAGCATATCCTTGTGAAGAAATAAAAAAAGACCCTGAATTAGCATATGAATATACTGCAAAAAGAAATCTTGTAGCAGTGATTTCAAATGGTACAGCTGTACTAGGACTAGGTGACATTGGTGCACTAGCTTCAAAACCAGTAATGGAAGGTAAAGCTGTATTATTTAAAAAGTTTGCAGCAGTTGATTCTTTTGATATTGAATTAGATGCAACTGACATCGATAAGTTTTGTGAAGCTGTAAAAGCAATTTCTCCTACATTTGGTGGAATTAATTTAGAAGATATTAAAGCACCAGAATGTTTTGAAATTGAAGATAGATTAATTGAGGAATTAAATATTCCTGTTATGCATGATGATCAGCATGGAACGGCAATTATTACAAGTGCTGCATTGATGAATGCAAGTGATATGATGAATAAAAAAGTAGAAGATATGAAAGTAGTTGTAGTTGGTGCTGGTGCATCTGCAATTGCTTGTTCTACTATGTATAAAGAACTAGGTGTAAAAAACTTAATTATGTGTGACTCTAAAGGTGTTATACATAAAGGAAGAAAAGATTTAAATAAATACAAAAAAGCCTTCATGCAAGATGAGCCTATGTCTGTAGAAGAGGCTTTCACTGATGCAGATATGGTTTTAGGTTTATCAAGACCTGGAACATTTACAAAAGAGCATATTGCCTTAATGAGTGAAGAACCAATTGTATTTACATTAGCAAATCCTACTCCTGAACTTTTCCCTGAAGAAGTTAAAGAAGTTAAACCAAAAGCAATAGTTGGAACTGGTAGAAGTGATTTCCCTAATCAAGTAAATAATGTACTTGGTTTCCCATTTATTTTTAGAGGTGCACTTGATGTACAAACAAGAAAAATAAATATGACTATGAAAATGGCTGCTGCAAAAGCTATTGCAGATTTAGCAAAAGAGCCATTGACTGATGAACTTAAAAAAGATTTCGGAGACTTAACTTATGGTAGAGAGTATATTATTCCTGTACCATTTGACAAAAGACTTTTTGTAGAAGTTTCAAGTGCAGTTGCAAATGCAGCTGTAGAAACTGGTGTTGCAAGAGTTAAAGAATTTGATTTAGAAACATATAAAGCTAACTTATCTAAAATGATTTAA
- a CDS encoding PhzF family phenazine biosynthesis protein — MNLKIYQVDAFTNKTFKGNSAAVIILEEWLEEELMQEIAIENNLSETAFAKRCEDSSYEIRWFSPITEIDFCGHATLATAFILFNKYDFKKVTFKAAAVGNMDVTQLDDGYIKMVFPNRKPILVSDIPNELINGLSIKPKEVFVNQQAYFAVYEKEDDIYNIEVNLEEIKKLAPLDVTITAKAEKYDFITRYFWPANGGIEDPVTGSMHTGAAPLWAEKLNKNELIAYQASKRGGDLKCIVDDKNVTILGEAVLYLEGNITI, encoded by the coding sequence ATGAATCTAAAAATATATCAAGTAGATGCTTTTACTAATAAAACATTTAAAGGAAATTCTGCTGCTGTAATTATTCTTGAAGAGTGGTTAGAAGAAGAACTTATGCAAGAAATTGCAATTGAAAACAACTTATCAGAAACTGCTTTTGCTAAAAGATGTGAAGACTCAAGCTATGAAATAAGATGGTTTTCTCCTATAACAGAAATTGACTTTTGTGGACATGCAACTTTAGCAACTGCATTTATTTTATTTAATAAGTATGATTTTAAAAAAGTTACTTTTAAAGCTGCTGCAGTAGGAAATATGGATGTAACACAATTAGATGATGGTTATATAAAAATGGTATTTCCAAATAGAAAACCTATTCTTGTTTCAGATATTCCTAATGAATTAATAAATGGTTTATCAATTAAACCAAAAGAGGTTTTTGTTAACCAACAAGCTTATTTTGCTGTTTATGAAAAAGAAGATGACATTTACAATATAGAAGTTAATTTAGAAGAAATAAAAAAACTAGCACCACTAGACGTAACAATAACTGCAAAAGCAGAAAAATATGATTTTATTACAAGATATTTTTGGCCAGCTAATGGTGGGATTGAAGATCCAGTAACAGGTTCTATGCATACAGGAGCTGCGCCTTTATGGGCTGAAAAACTAAATAAAAATGAATTAATTGCTTATCAAGCTTCAAAAAGAGGTGGTGACTTAAAGTGTATAGTTGATGATAAAAATGTAACTATCTTAGGTGAAGCAGTTTTATATCTTGAGGGAAATATAACTATTTAA
- a CDS encoding response regulator transcription factor, whose amino-acid sequence MIKILILEDDELFLETLEDFLCDEGFTVKCAKDGEEVLDYCFEEKYDLYLLDINVPKISGIELLKRLREANDTTPTIYLTSHKDKEMLTKGFLSGCDDYLKKPVDLDELLLRINSLLKRSGKLKKQINLPNNMVFDVRNRRLIKDEKDLNLTSKVIDLLELFLEQKEAIVTKDMIINRLWSYSEDYSEGSIRVYINNLKKIFGKDSITNLKGIGYKFEL is encoded by the coding sequence TTGATAAAGATTTTAATTTTAGAAGATGATGAACTTTTTTTAGAGACCTTAGAAGACTTTCTATGTGATGAGGGTTTTACCGTAAAATGTGCAAAAGATGGAGAAGAGGTTTTAGACTACTGTTTTGAAGAAAAATATGATTTATATTTATTAGATATAAATGTTCCAAAAATAAGTGGAATTGAGTTATTAAAAAGACTTAGAGAAGCCAATGATACAACTCCTACTATTTATTTAACTTCTCATAAAGATAAAGAGATGTTAACAAAAGGTTTTTTAAGTGGTTGTGATGATTATTTAAAAAAGCCTGTTGATTTAGATGAATTATTACTTAGAATAAACTCTTTATTAAAAAGAAGTGGTAAATTAAAAAAACAAATAAATTTACCTAATAATATGGTTTTTGATGTAAGAAATAGAAGACTTATAAAAGATGAAAAAGATTTAAACCTTACAAGTAAAGTAATTGACTTACTAGAACTATTTTTAGAACAAAAAGAAGCAATAGTTACCAAAGATATGATCATAAATAGACTTTGGTCTTATAGTGAAGATTATAGTGAAGGTTCTATTAGAGTTTATATCAATAACTTAAAGAAAATATTTGGAAAAGATTCAATTACAAATCTAAAAGGTATAGGATATAAATTTGAACTTTAA
- a CDS encoding tRNA (cytidine(34)-2'-O)-methyltransferase, whose translation MFNIVLHEPRIPGNVGTIGRLAFALNCKLHLIKPYGFGEITEKEVRRAGLDYWFDLEVYEYENIEAFWAKHPLDDRHFFATTKTDKVYFEADFEENDFFYFGREDAGLPEHILKKNKEGCITIPMTNNARSLNIANSVSIVAYEALRQNFKGLKKSFS comes from the coding sequence ATGTTTAATATAGTACTTCATGAACCAAGAATTCCAGGTAATGTAGGAACTATAGGAAGACTTGCCTTTGCTTTAAATTGTAAGCTTCACCTTATAAAGCCTTATGGATTTGGAGAGATTACTGAAAAAGAAGTAAGACGAGCAGGGCTTGATTATTGGTTTGATTTAGAAGTATATGAATACGAAAATATAGAAGCTTTTTGGGCAAAACATCCATTAGATGACAGACACTTCTTTGCTACAACTAAAACTGATAAGGTATATTTTGAAGCAGACTTTGAAGAAAATGACTTTTTCTATTTTGGAAGAGAAGATGCAGGACTTCCAGAACATATTTTAAAGAAGAATAAAGAGGGATGTATAACTATTCCTATGACAAACAATGCAAGAAGTTTGAATATAGCAAACTCTGTATCGATTGTGGCTTATGAAGCATTAAGACAAAACTTTAAAGGGCTTAAAAAGAGTTTTTCTTAA
- a CDS encoding Na/Pi cotransporter family protein encodes MVKKTLIILLLLITAFYVISEENIKIILSGIAIFLIGMHFMEDGFKLFSGGTLEKILEKFTSTKIRALTTGFIVTSIVQSSSLISVIVISFLSVELISLAKGIAIIFGANLGSTTTAWIVSSFGLKLKISVYAMPMIIFGVIFRFSKNNTYVGLGNILLGLGFIFLGISYMKEGFDTLKDSIDLAAYSVGGYLGIFIYILIGAVSTVVIQSSSATMAIIITALAGANILYIDALALAIGANIGTTVTAVLGSLTSNENGKRLAFAHFIFNISTGLIAVVLIYILKDLVDIISPLFGIEHDNYTMKLALFHTIFNLLGIIALFPFINYIVKLAERFISDKYQKSSKPLYLAEANIKIPYNAMVSIQKETIRLYDLAQSAILHALSVHTSQLNTKDDIQKVVNQYTKIDTNLDNIYQKELKSLYSDIIEYALISQQNMTPEQSKYVTDLKQVSSIIIQTLKDTRDIQKNINFYLNSKNENIKEEYKFIKKEIVTFIFEVNELKKDFESDSVTDELEVSTQIQVDKESLQNLDVIHNGRIDSLIKEEKITSKMATSVINDTSNAYTICSNLLTIANTLFIRDNKLRKLGEEDEVK; translated from the coding sequence ATGGTTAAAAAAACGTTAATTATATTATTGCTTCTTATCACAGCATTTTATGTTATCTCTGAAGAGAACATAAAAATTATTCTTTCTGGTATTGCAATTTTCCTAATTGGTATGCACTTTATGGAAGATGGCTTTAAACTATTTTCAGGAGGAACTTTAGAAAAGATTCTTGAAAAATTCACTAGCACAAAAATAAGAGCTTTAACAACAGGATTTATTGTAACTTCTATAGTACAGAGTTCTTCATTAATTTCTGTAATCGTAATCTCTTTTTTATCAGTTGAACTTATCTCTTTAGCAAAAGGTATTGCAATTATCTTTGGTGCAAACCTTGGTAGTACAACAACAGCATGGATTGTTTCTTCTTTTGGATTAAAACTAAAAATATCTGTTTATGCTATGCCTATGATTATCTTTGGTGTGATTTTTAGATTTTCTAAAAACAACACTTATGTAGGCTTAGGTAATATTCTTTTAGGCTTAGGTTTTATCTTCTTAGGTATTTCATACATGAAAGAAGGTTTTGATACTTTAAAAGACTCAATTGACTTAGCTGCTTACTCTGTAGGTGGATATTTAGGTATTTTTATTTATATTTTAATTGGAGCAGTTTCAACTGTTGTAATTCAATCAAGTTCTGCTACTATGGCTATTATTATTACTGCCCTAGCAGGAGCAAATATTTTATATATAGATGCCCTAGCACTAGCAATTGGAGCAAATATTGGTACAACAGTAACTGCTGTTTTAGGTTCTTTGACTTCAAATGAAAATGGTAAAAGACTTGCTTTTGCTCACTTTATTTTTAATATTTCAACAGGATTAATTGCGGTAGTTCTTATATACATACTAAAAGATTTAGTTGATATAATCTCACCACTATTTGGAATAGAACACGACAACTATACAATGAAATTAGCACTATTTCATACTATATTTAATTTACTTGGAATTATTGCTCTATTTCCATTTATTAATTATATTGTTAAGCTTGCAGAGAGATTTATTTCAGACAAATACCAAAAAAGTTCTAAGCCATTATATCTTGCAGAAGCTAATATAAAAATTCCATATAATGCCATGGTTTCTATTCAAAAAGAAACAATAAGATTATATGATCTTGCACAAAGTGCTATTTTACATGCCCTTTCAGTTCATACAAGCCAATTAAATACTAAAGATGATATTCAAAAAGTTGTTAATCAATATACAAAAATAGATACAAACTTAGATAATATATATCAAAAAGAATTGAAATCTTTATATAGTGACATTATTGAGTATGCTTTAATCTCTCAACAAAATATGACTCCAGAACAAAGTAAATATGTAACAGATTTGAAACAAGTCTCAAGTATAATTATACAAACACTAAAAGATACAAGAGATATTCAAAAGAATATTAACTTTTATCTAAATAGTAAAAATGAGAATATAAAAGAAGAATATAAATTTATAAAAAAAGAGATAGTTACTTTTATATTTGAAGTAAACGAATTAAAAAAAGATTTTGAAAGTGATAGTGTAACTGATGAATTAGAGGTTTCTACACAAATTCAAGTAGATAAAGAGAGTTTACAAAATCTTGATGTTATTCATAATGGAAGAATTGATTCTTTAATAAAAGAAGAAAAAATTACTTCAAAAATGGCAACTTCAGTCATAAATGATACTTCAAATGCATATACAATCTGCTCAAATCTTTTAACAATTGCAAATACTCTTTTTATTAGAGATAATAAGTTAAGAAAACTAGGAGAAGAAGATGAAGTTAAGTAA
- the pgeF gene encoding peptidoglycan editing factor PgeF → MKKIDYFFTDKSDGNVAYHVEDKKENVDKNREKLAKKYNFVLKNLFYMNQVHGNSVQIVDENSPRLKDDCDGIITNNKNLTLMVMVADCIPIIFMDKNKGVIAAVHAGRNSTFQKIVSITANKMINIFSCKPSDIEVVMGPSIGKCCYEVNEELKKIVKTTFGEEFIKGNNIDLQGINTMLLNDIGIVNISSSNICTKCSNKPYFSYRVYKKCGRFAGIVTIK, encoded by the coding sequence ATGAAAAAAATTGATTATTTCTTTACAGATAAAAGTGATGGAAATGTTGCATATCATGTTGAAGATAAAAAAGAAAATGTAGATAAAAATAGAGAAAAGCTAGCAAAGAAATATAATTTTGTTTTAAAAAACCTTTTCTATATGAATCAAGTTCATGGAAACAGTGTTCAAATAGTAGATGAAAATTCTCCTAGATTAAAAGATGATTGTGATGGAATAATTACAAATAATAAAAACTTAACTTTAATGGTTATGGTTGCAGATTGTATTCCAATTATTTTTATGGATAAAAACAAAGGTGTAATTGCAGCAGTTCATGCAGGAAGAAATTCTACTTTTCAAAAAATTGTTTCAATAACTGCAAATAAGATGATAAATATATTTTCATGTAAGCCTTCTGATATAGAAGTTGTTATGGGACCATCAATTGGAAAATGTTGTTATGAAGTAAATGAAGAGTTAAAGAAGATAGTTAAAACTACTTTTGGTGAAGAGTTTATAAAAGGTAACAATATTGACTTACAAGGTATAAATACTATGTTACTAAATGATATAGGAATTGTAAATATAAGTTCCTCTAATATATGTACTAAGTGTTCAAATAAACCATATTTTTCATATAGAGTGTATAAAAAGTGTGGTCGCTTTGCTGGTATAGTTACCATAAAATAG
- the purU gene encoding formyltetrahydrofolate deformylase, with product MKDYILLINTHDSKGLVYNVSKILFANNLNIETNAEYVDKDTNKFFMRTVISGEVNRDLLLKELNEALPANSTIRLNKKSKKDIVILATKESHVLGDLLIRYIDGELDVNIKAVIANHEYLKDLVEKFDIPFHCISAEDMDREAHEDLVIEQIKEYEPELIVLAKYMRILTPKFVNTFPQQVLNIHHSFLPAFIGANPYKQAHHRGVKIIGATAHYVTDDLDEGPIIFQDVVNVDHTYSWQDMRRAGRNVEKIVLSNALQYLLEDRVFVHENKTVIL from the coding sequence ATGAAAGATTATATACTTTTAATTAATACTCATGACTCTAAGGGACTTGTTTACAATGTCTCTAAAATCCTTTTTGCAAATAACTTAAACATAGAAACAAATGCAGAATATGTTGATAAAGATACTAACAAATTTTTTATGAGAACCGTTATTTCAGGAGAAGTAAATAGAGATTTACTTTTAAAAGAGTTAAATGAGGCTTTACCTGCAAATTCAACAATTAGATTAAATAAAAAATCAAAAAAAGATATTGTAATTCTAGCTACTAAAGAGTCTCACGTTTTAGGGGATTTACTTATTAGATATATTGATGGTGAACTTGATGTAAATATCAAAGCTGTAATAGCTAACCATGAATATTTAAAAGATTTAGTAGAAAAATTCGATATTCCATTTCATTGTATTAGTGCTGAAGATATGGATAGAGAAGCCCATGAGGATTTAGTAATTGAACAAATTAAAGAGTATGAACCTGAACTAATTGTGCTTGCAAAATATATGAGAATATTAACACCAAAATTTGTTAATACTTTTCCTCAACAAGTACTAAATATTCATCACTCTTTCTTACCTGCATTTATTGGAGCAAATCCATATAAACAAGCCCATCATAGAGGTGTTAAAATCATTGGTGCAACTGCACATTATGTAACTGATGATTTAGATGAAGGTCCAATTATTTTCCAAGATGTTGTAAATGTTGATCATACTTATTCTTGGCAAGATATGAGAAGAGCAGGGCGAAATGTTGAAAAAATTGTATTATCAAATGCTTTACAATATCTTTTAGAAGATAGAGTATTTGTACATGAAAACAAAACGGTAATTTTATAA
- a CDS encoding shikimate dehydrogenase: MSDNKKTFAIFGNPVEHSKSPQMQNAGLKKLNYNGIYKKHHLEDGNNIKQVFLDENYQGANITVPHKEFAFKNADEVRGIAKKIHAVNTYINENGKVIAYNTDAPGFLKAIESFGEVKNVLLLGAGGTAKAIALALQEKDIEVTVLNRSEEKLKFFKNENITSYSWKNFKPKKYDLVVNSTSAGLKDEYLPCDKEILEPILKEALYAFDCVYGKITPFLALARENNCEIKDGEDMLLYQGVLAFEYFTNTKADEKIIETMRKGLKGQ, encoded by the coding sequence ATGAGTGATAACAAAAAAACATTTGCAATATTTGGAAATCCTGTTGAACATTCAAAATCACCACAAATGCAAAATGCAGGATTAAAAAAATTAAATTATAATGGTATTTATAAAAAACATCATCTTGAAGATGGAAATAATATAAAACAAGTATTTTTAGATGAAAATTATCAAGGAGCTAATATAACTGTTCCCCACAAAGAGTTTGCTTTTAAAAATGCTGATGAAGTTAGAGGAATCGCAAAAAAAATTCATGCAGTAAATACATATATAAATGAAAATGGAAAAGTTATAGCATACAACACAGATGCACCAGGTTTTTTAAAAGCAATTGAGTCTTTTGGGGAAGTTAAAAATGTACTACTTTTAGGAGCTGGTGGAACTGCAAAGGCTATTGCTCTAGCCTTACAAGAAAAAGATATTGAGGTAACAGTTTTAAATAGAAGTGAAGAAAAACTAAAGTTTTTTAAAAATGAAAATATCACTTCATACTCTTGGAAAAACTTTAAACCTAAAAAATACGACCTTGTAGTTAACTCTACAAGTGCAGGATTGAAAGATGAATATCTTCCTTGTGATAAAGAGATTTTAGAACCAATTTTAAAAGAAGCTTTATACGCTTTTGATTGTGTATATGGAAAGATAACACCATTTTTAGCCTTGGCACGTGAAAATAATTGTGAAATAAAAGATGGGGAAGATATGCTACTTTATCAAGGTGTTTTAGCCTTTGAATATTTTACAAATACAAAAGCTGATGAAAAAATTATAGAAACTATGAGAAAAGGTTTAAAAGGACAATAA
- a CDS encoding universal stress protein, with the protein MKGFKNIVVGLDISKHSTYVLQKAFTLAKKNNSKVTIVHAIDNNWFSELFSTSNFDELKSHAMTTIDTQLSHVDTKEVEYEILVDKGSASELVVKAAKDLDAYLIIIGANEKDQDEIAILGSTAHKIAQNGRIPMIIVKNPCEGDYKNMVAFTDLSETSYKSLTFAKKLLNQERIKTTYMYTQISEIAIKYYNEDKNKQKIQQGIKEKENARFGDFIDKYDLKDTELVESNIGVNSGLMNYVEKNKNDLVILGSRGVNNSNSFIFGSTTSFLMENLKSDLLIYVP; encoded by the coding sequence ATGAAAGGTTTTAAAAATATTGTTGTTGGCTTAGATATTTCTAAGCATAGTACCTATGTACTTCAAAAAGCTTTTACCTTAGCAAAGAAAAATAATTCTAAGGTTACTATAGTGCATGCTATTGATAATAATTGGTTTAGTGAATTATTCTCTACATCAAATTTTGATGAACTTAAAAGTCATGCTATGACAACTATTGATACTCAACTAAGTCATGTAGATACAAAAGAAGTAGAATATGAGATTTTAGTGGATAAAGGTAGTGCTTCAGAACTTGTTGTTAAAGCTGCAAAAGATTTAGATGCATATTTGATCATTATTGGTGCAAATGAAAAAGATCAAGATGAAATTGCTATTTTAGGTTCAACGGCTCATAAAATAGCTCAAAATGGTAGAATCCCAATGATTATTGTAAAAAATCCTTGTGAAGGTGACTATAAAAATATGGTTGCATTTACAGATTTATCAGAAACATCTTATAAGAGTTTAACTTTTGCAAAAAAGTTACTAAATCAAGAACGTATTAAAACTACATATATGTATACACAGATAAGTGAAATAGCAATTAAATATTACAATGAAGATAAAAACAAGCAAAAAATTCAACAAGGTATAAAAGAGAAAGAAAATGCTAGGTTTGGTGATTTTATTGATAAATATGATTTGAAAGATACTGAATTAGTTGAAAGTAATATTGGCGTAAATAGTGGTTTAATGAACTACGTTGAAAAAAATAAAAACGATTTAGTAATTTTAGGTTCAAGGGGAGTTAATAACTCAAACTCATTTATATTTGGTTCTACAACTTCATTTTTGATGGAAAACCTAAAAAGTGATTTATTAATTTATGTACCTTAA